A stretch of DNA from Solea solea chromosome 20, fSolSol10.1, whole genome shotgun sequence:
CACAGCGGATCATGTCCTGTCCCTCATGTCCTCTAGGAAGGAACAACCTTGTGGTCAGCTCCATACTCCAGATCTGAGTGTTCAGCTCATGTCAGGGTCTTGTATTATGGTTTATACTCATATACTGTTTTGCTCGTCGTGACCACTTTCATACCAGTTCCCGCTCTGCCGGCCCAGTCCGTCAGGAGTAACTTAGGGTTAAGTGAgtgaacaaacacactgacGTGACACAAATCTGAATATCTGAATTGGCAATCAGGTTTCTGTGACCACACAAGCCTGAAAACAATCAGATCTGAGTCACATCAACAGAATGAAAAATGGAtatgagtcacttcagcctgtATGCCTACTCAAAACCaggttctgccttattaggacaGGGCTTTTGGTCCCCATGGTGAGGTGGTTTCTACCAGAAAAGATGAGTTCATATGTCTTTTTACTACTCTGATGGTTTTGATTGGATGTGCAGCCTTTGATCAAGTAATCCTGACAGTTTAGGCGGAGTAGTTCAAAGCTCATTACCGAATGACTGCAGATGTTTTAAAGTCTGTAGGTAAAAGCTTTTCTGTCCAATGCTgggggaaaaacacagaacTTTACTTACAGTTAGACCCTGATGATCCCCGTCGTTGCATCTGGGGATTTAAATGAGTAATGAGTCCGCTGCTGCGAAGCCGTCCCTGTGTAAAACTAGACGAGGCCCTGGCTGAAGAAAAGAGCGTTCTTCAAGCAGTcactgcgtgcgtgtgtgcactcTGCCAGCTCAAACcaccaacatttcctctcatctgTGTTTTCAATAAAACTTTGAACTCTAATGCCATAACAAGCTCCGAAATTCTACTATTTACAGCTCCACCTCTCCACGTCACACAGAACAAACGTGATTGTTTGGAGTGCGGGCCATTTCCAAAACAGcatcaatgcaaaaaaaaaacaaaaaaaaaaacactgacttgCACCCAAAGAAAGCACCCACGGTGggggccaatctcagctgacatagggtgataggcggggtcacaccctggacagtccgccagtccatcacagggacacacatagagacaaacaaccatccactctcacacctaaggtcaatttagagtgtccaatttaccggagaacccagagaaacccCACACACATACGGGCCGTTGTTCTGACTGGGTCGCAAACACCTGGTCAATGAAGCCATCTTTAGTAAATGATTTGTACTTTGAAACTGAGTTAGACCCGGTGACCAAGCACCACACCATTGGGCCTTGTGGCACAATAGTAGCacatctgactccagatcacaACGCTGCATGTTCAAATGTCAAGGTCATTGAATGCCTTTATATATCCCTGATACTTAAAAGTAGCACCCCCTCCATGATGAAGCTACATAATACATATGCTCAACTGTTACATACATGTTTTGTCAAGAGTTATTATTTAAACATTGCAACCGGGTCACAACCAGGTGACCAGAAACAAATAGGGACAGACATAAACCAAGGCCTTGTGGCCCAACGGTAGCGCATCTGATTCCAGATCAGAAGGCTGCGTGTTCGAATCATGTCAATTTTATGTAGTTCCTTAGCTTGAGCAACACCTATGTGTTATTTAAACAGAAATTAGTTGAGGACAACTGATCTATACTCACTGACTGCTGATTTTGTTGATCTTTTTTCCCCGACTCTCTGTTTTCCTTGCGTCTTGTCAATTCccggttttattttgtagtctCTTCCAAATGGGTCTCGTCTCgtttacttcctgtctgtgtcccttttttcccctcgtGTGTGATTGTCTGCGGCgcccctgatgtgtttcacctgtctTATGAGTTTCACATGTGCTCCTCCGACTCCTCTTTGCTGCTATAGGCTAAGAtctgttctgctctgctctgctttgttgtttttttgtgtagttttatttctGCATTTTGGTCCTCCTTCGCCCACAACGTACACAACGTACACATACTGACGTGCACACCAACATGATAAGTGTTTTACCTGCTTATGACACTTTTGGCCTTTCCTCTTTATGATTGTAGTTAGATTTATGCATAAAAATCATCCGTGTGGGATGAAGAAAAGGTAGTTTTGTCCTTAGAGTCAACATCCTCTCCATGAAGATACACCTAAATGTCCTTATTTCTTATATTATTATCCtattactgtatttatatttgcCACCTGTTATAACCAGTGAATTTCCTCCACGTGGGATCAGTAAAGTCAACTCAAACTATAGTCTTGTGCTCACGGACGTGTTTTTCCTCTCAGTCTCAGTGAGAAATTTTCCAAAATGTTGATAAGGAAggtgtgaaacaaagaaaaataaagaataaaagtacAGAATGTACAAAATGCAAAATTCCCCCCATGGTTTGTGGAAGAATAAAAGAGCAACACATCACTGGCAGACCAGGCTGGCTCGAGCACACGGCTTTTCttccaggaggaggagcagacacGCTCTGTGATTGTAATGACATGTGAATaaaattagaaataaaacattaccGACTTGGTGTTGAAATATAAGTCGATTCCCTTGGAATTACACGTCTTACACGCCTGTGTAACATTACTCATCCTGCCAATGTGGTCTTATTTGGAACCACGCCTAAACATAGACACAAGAGTGGGCACAAGGAATAATACTACATCCACACGGTTTAAAACAATTAGTAAGACTTTTGCTGTTGCAGTCAGTCAGACATATCTGGTGTGgatactgatgtgtgtgtgtgtgtgtgtgtgtgtgaacagacaGAGTGGAGCCTGCTCTCTGTATCACTCGCCTGCAGCTCTCCATGCTCTCTATTCCCGGCTGCTCTTACGTAACGCCGCGTGAGGCTGCTGCCGTTTCATCGAAAAAAGAAGTccacagctgctgtttttaGAACGCTGGCAACTCTGCACGTTCTATTTCCAGCGACAGGGACGAGACCAACGTGTGcagagttttgttgtttttttttatataaaaaatatactttGTGTTTATTGAAAAGAGGCAAAAGTGCAACAGACAATAACTCGGGCTAACGGTAATGCATTATGATACAGTTACAGAGGTGCATAAATAACAGTACAAAACTGTACACAGTCTTACAATATTTACACGTTACATTTAGCCAATGCTAAATTGGTCCATCcttaaatacacagtaaatgaTAACAGTCATTTTAGTCATGTTACatggtttttttcttcccctcaaCTGGTCTTCAGACCATGGCGTCAATGGAAAACTACTGCATACTGTTACTGTATAGAAACCTCCAGCCTCTGCATACCAACGTCATAATAGACTAAAGACAGACTAAATGTACGATATCGtgttaaaatacaaacacagcgGTCAACCGTACTGTCATTACGCTCAGGAATAAGTACAACGCAGAAATGTCAGAACTTCACAAAGTCCTTTTGTTTCCCACACATTGAGTGTGGGCAGTTTCTGTCGCCGCCGGGAAATCAGATCTCACCCCAGgattttgtaattattattattaatttacaGCAAGGTTGTGTCAACCTGTGCAGTCATAGATACACTTTCTGATGCACCAACCAAACTTGGTCGTGTTTGTTTAATACAGAAGTGGATTGGGCCCAAAAAAAGCctccagaattctgagattaaagcctgtaaaaaaatgaagaattcttactttaatctcagaattctggctaTTTTGTTatagaaaaaagtcagaattctgagaaaaagatCAGAATTGTCagaaaaaggtcagaattctTGTCATAGAAAAAGGTCATTTGGTCCTTATTATCTTCCGTAGTTTAAAGTAAGGacacatttgttaaaaataaaatgaaaagtacATGCAGTTcatatacataaatgtatatataatccATAATTGCCTTTTAAAAGAACTTCATAAGAATGTCATTGACTTTACACTAAGACAGATTGCTAACGTCGTGCTATCCGCTAATTGCCACAGAAGTGCAAAACAGCTACTGTCACTCTTAATTAATCATCAATAACTAAGgaaatattgttatttcaaGCTATAAAATAGTGCCGTCGATGTGTTCCTACATAACAACTACACAACCTTAGCGTTTCAACATAAATAATGGTCAGTGCTGGTCATGTCTACTTTCTCCAGAAAGTGAAAAAACCtttagaaagaagaaaaatatctttaaaaacagaCTCTTGACTCTTCATTTTGTGAGAATCTATAACTGCAGCCGTGCCTACTTAGTCAACATACCAAATCCTATGAAACAGAATACCATACACCACACAGCTGCACCGTATCCAGGTCTGTTGTCATTAAACATAGACATGTGTTAATCTTTGAGCATGGGGAATTATTCTTTTCAGTCTCTGGAAACGATAATACGGAATATTTTAGCGGTAATGCAATGTTGTTACCCTGAGTACCAGAGCTGCCCTATGCTCAGTTTGTATTTTGCTTGATAGACTTCAAATGTTTCCACATATTTCGTCTATAGCGTGTCATCAGTCTGTGTCTTAACATCCACAAAACAAAGACTATACCAAAGAAAGTGAAATACTCTATTTCCTGTTTCCTTCCTCATCGCTTAACTTGGCAGGATTAAGTGAGAGCGAGCAGAAGCAAGGACAGTTGATTTTGCTTGTACAGTTCTGTGCTGGTGACATCGTGGACATTGTCGATACCCTACAAAATCAAACATGGCTTTGTTTTAAAAGTCCATCTTCAAGTTGAATCCCCTCTCAGTGGTTCAGAGAAAGGTCTAGTCTGATCACCTTTccttatataaaaataaaaacaacaaacaaattcagttagaaaattaaaaaaaaaaagggggggatcCATTGTTGCAGGGCTATGTTACCGTGAGGAGAGTGCACATTTAAAAGGACGGGGTCGGTTGTTCAAGCGGTGCTTTCCTGATGTAAAAGTGTCAAAGTGTGCGCGCACAGCGCTCCCGTCACATGTTATCGTAGTCCCCGATCATCCTCCGGACGGTGGACGCCAAGAAGATGTCGTTCTCTTGAGGACAGTCGTAGTGGCAGGAGCAGGACTTGATGAACATCATCTTCTTCGTGAAGAAATCGCCCTCTGGACAGCGGAACTCCACCTCGGCCGTGACGGTGGTGTGCGGTGTGCAGCAGCGGTTGTCCGTGCAGACGCCGCAGAACTTTGGTCTGTACAGCCGGGCGCTGGAGCAGCCCGAGAGCTCGAAGCGCATCACTCGCTGGGCCTTTGGGGTGCGGATACATTTCCTCCCCTTCtgtgagacacaggcaaacatcATTGAATTTTAGAATCAATGTCATACACATATGGATGCTGAGTCCAGTTCATACCAGTTGTGCCTTTACATTCCAGTCAAACATAAACTGTTCCCTGCATGGTTACCTGACCATACATTCTGCTCCCTTCAGATGTATCATACTACAGGGAGCGTGTACGCATGACCGTTGCAGAAACTGGCGGACGATATCATTTACGTGAGGCAAACCTCTGAGGACTTGAGGTTAAACTGTACTTAAGATAGACTTTTAAAAGACTGAACATACCATGTGACCCACAAGCTTGTATTTAGGTACTGGGTACATCCAAAATCACTGGTTTTTGGTGCTTTGAAGTGATTCTAGGCTCAGTGCTTGACCAAGTttaattttttgggggggttagttttttttaattgtaatggTATGGTATATTTCTTTGCAGATGAATGCATCGAAGCTTTCCATGCCATGGCCCATCATTACCTTTACTTTACTTCCCTGTCCTTGCATTCTATAGCTTCCTCATATTCAGCCATTCCTTTTCCATTTAGATCTTCCACCAAGTCCATTTGACCCTGCAAAACTGTACTGTGAAGTGAACTGTGGTCTTGTCCCACTATCATTTCAGTAAGTTAATGAAAGGTTTCTGTAACGTACAAGACCTTACACAAACCAGAACTTTTAAGCACATCGACTGGAAGAGGCAGAAATTGAGGTGCAGAGCTTCTTGCTCATGGACTTCCTGATTCACATCATTCCTTCTTCCATCATCTTCCAGACAGGGAAACTTCCTCACCCAACAATGACCTCCTCCATCCTTCATTCCCCCATCCTATAAACCAGTATCCATTTGTCCCCCAACCCAGTGTTTCTCAGCCCTAGTCTTGGGGATCCActtccctgcatgttttagaagttccttctccaacacacctggtTCAAATAAATGgttcgttatcaggcttctgcagagcttgatgaccaTTTGAagcaggtgtgttggagcaggaaaaCATCTAAGACATGCAGGGcatccaggaccaggattgagaaacactgcccCAACCCTTCCTCTGAACTAGGGCTGGTCTTTCACAATAACACTGCTGTGCTGTAGTTTTGCTCTGGAATCTGACCTTGATTTCTTTCTCTAGTTGGTTGTTGCAGGGTCGGATCATGCAGATCCTGGTCTGCCTCTCCAGCTGGCAGCCCTGGTTGTCGTTGGTAATGCGAGACGAGACGGCCATGCCGCAGGTGGCCGAGCACTCGCTCCACTCGGTGGTCTGGACGATGCAGTTATCTCTGGGACTCTCGGCCGGCGGCTCGTGAGGAATGGCGTGTCTGGAGACTGAGATAGGATATGAAGAGGGCAAAGGGTGAATCTGAGACGCCCCTGCAAAGGTTAGGAGAGACGAGATGGTTAAAAAGCATATTTGTAAAACATCATTCACTCTTTCTTTTGTCAGCAAATCTGTCAGAAACAAACTATCCCTGAAGTTTCTACTTTACCATATCTGATATCAAGTTCTGTGTGAAGGAGAGTGACAGAGGTAACACTGACCggcaaccacagactggtagaggTGGTCCGGAGGCGTCTGGTCACACACCCACTCCTCGCAGCATTTCCCTGGGATCTGAATGGGGCGTGGGTACGGGCAGTCGGGGGAGGGCAGCCGGACGTCACTGGCACACATGGGCACACATCCAATCTCTCCattgatacacacacactgatgtttacAGCTGGGCTGAAATGACTCCCCACTGCGGTAGATGACACCGCCCAGGTCACATGTTTGGCCTTCCTGAGCTGGAGACAGACACAAAGCAAAGTGTGCAGCACTGTTAGTCATTTTCGATTCACCCTGTGAGAGTGAGTCAGTCAGTGATCAGGTTACACCACGGGTCAGTCGAGCGCCGCCGCTGGCCAACGAATTGACGCAAACCGTTTGTGTAGCGTCATCGTGGGGCATTTCTCTGGCAGCGATGCCAGACTCACAGACTGAGCCAAAAGCTGTTTGCACTGAGTCGAAAACACCCGGAGTCGTGCGTGATCAACACTAATGTACAATTCTTGCACCGGGATATTAAATGGACGTCATCCTGCTGATGACGTTTGTAAGACATTCTCCTGCACACGCTAACAGGACGCCACCCTGAAACCAAACACCATATTTGCCCTTGTTTGTCTTCACAGCCCTTGATTTCCTAGTGTGTGATTTTGGTTTTGTGGACCTTGTCTCTAGTGCAGTGTCATGCCTCTGGTTTTGTCAGTCAcgtgtttatatatttaaacatactGATCTTATATGGTGTTAATAGGAAGAAAGTATTACCCATGCAGATGCCAGTCTCAGTGTCACTCAGCAGAGAGTAGTCACAGTACAGCTCCTTGTGGTGGTCGCAGGGCTCGTGCAGGGAGCAGGGATCCCCAAGCTGCTTGGCACACACTTTACAGCAGCCACAGCCGTCCAGGACCAGGCTGGTCCCCAACGGGCAGCGCTGAGGTTCTGAGGGGCAAGCGCAGGACTGGGAGCAGTCGTGTGCCACTGTCtgcaacatcaaacacacacatcacacacaaccATACGTTAAGATCACACAGAGTAAGTTGTCGCAGAGCAAATATGTCAGTTTCACTTTTTCCACTGTGATGGCCCAGTTCCAATGTCCACACACTGTGAGCCACATTCATGGTAAGtcactgaggacagaggacaagtACATTAAATAACCCTCTTTAAAAGGGCTATATGTTCGAAAAATAGGATGTGTCATAGGAAGTTATAGATACATGTTAAGCAATAGCTTCAGCGATAACAAAGGTGTCATCCGATTATTCACGATTTGAATGGACATTTGCAGGCAATAAACCCCTTATGTACCTATCTTATCTACCCACCCAATAATGCAATCTCGTAGCAGCAATGTTAGCCTcagtacccctctcaaaaaGTCTCAACAAGcaaaaggagaaggagaacgAGGGTCAGCAGTGAAGGTGTGTTAAAATATAGACAGCTGAAAGGGAGTTGAAGACTTTACGGACAATCTCGTTGCTGACAAATGAAAGTAAACCAAAGTGGTTTAATGTTCATAAAGAGGGACAGTTATGAATCTGCAGCTGCCTTTTTTTCACCATGTTTAAGAAACTCAATTCAATGTCTCAGAAAATTACCAAAAGATTTTTAATCTAAATGACCTTTAAATCAGCAGAAGGTAAAGAGCTTAAAACTAAAAGTCCCAAACTGGCCAAATTAAGTGACTTTAAGTGATCAAAGTAAAATTATACACAGCATAAAGTGTCTCCCTTTCCTTTTTCTATTCTTCACTGAACTGTCGCAGCCACTTGTACTCAGTCACGTAGCTGCTGACATGTTCAAAGTCCATGAGGGGTTCAGGGCTTAAAGGTTTACAAGGACTTGGCTGAAGTAGCTGCTGAGTAAGAGAGGAACTCTGAAGGTTTGTGTGTCTCCACgccacacaaacatgtgacaaagGACAGTGACATGACATTGTGGTGCTTCAGATGGTGTCTCACTTAGGTTTCAGAGACCACAGTTCAGTCttgactgtaactgtaactgacCATTTAGAGCAAATGGTTTCACagacgcatgcacgcacacacacacacagtttggcaGAAAAGGCTCTAAAACACTCTGTTGAACCGATTCTGCACTTCAAAGAAACACGAACAGCACATCGAAGCTGAAGTGACAACACCAGAAATACGTATAAGGTAGAGGTTGTTTAAGGTGAAGTAGGCAGAATCTTTAGGGCATTATATAACCTtataaccttttaaaaaaaaacactgtttacacCCTCATAACTAAATCTGTAGCATCCCAGGAAGCTTTGACCAAGAGAATatgctccta
This window harbors:
- the ccn2b gene encoding CCN family member 2b; translation: MSVETSATFLFLLFVVPLTVAHDCSQSCACPSEPQRCPLGTSLVLDGCGCCKVCAKQLGDPCSLHEPCDHHKELYCDYSLLSDTETGICMAQEGQTCDLGGVIYRSGESFQPSCKHQCVCINGEIGCVPMCASDVRLPSPDCPYPRPIQIPGKCCEEWVCDQTPPDHLYQSVVAGASQIHPLPSSYPISVSRHAIPHEPPAESPRDNCIVQTTEWSECSATCGMAVSSRITNDNQGCQLERQTRICMIRPCNNQLEKEIKKGRKCIRTPKAQRVMRFELSGCSSARLYRPKFCGVCTDNRCCTPHTTVTAEVEFRCPEGDFFTKKMMFIKSCSCHYDCPQENDIFLASTVRRMIGDYDNM